The Thiorhodovibrio frisius genome segment CATCATGCTCTTGCCGACATCCGACGCCGTACCCTGAATCATCAACGCCCGCGCGCGACGCGGGCCGTGGGTGGCGAGGGGTGGCAAATCCAGCTTGATGGAAGGAGGCTTGGTTGGAGACGATTGGTCAGAAGAATCGGTGCTTGGGTCTTGCATAGAATGACTTCAGATGGCGGTAACCAATTGGACGCTTAAAGCTGGAATATTGAGAGGCCCGCTAAATCAGGCGGTCAGTTGCATGGCTCTCCGTCCAAAACTCGTCATCCATGGCCTGCTCGAAAGACCAGGGCAAGGCGACTGCAAAGCTCGATTCTTCAAGCCCGGTTTCTCGTGAAGCCAACAATTTGGCGTCACCATAAGCATCCGCAAGAATCTCTGGCAGCTTCGCCTTCAAGCTTGGATTGTCCGCCAGATGGCGTTTGATCTCGCGGCGCTGAACCTGAATGGTGGCTCGCCAGGAATTGCCCCTCAACATCGGTTGCGCCTGCCACTTGAGCAAATGCATCAAAAGCACGGCCAGGCGACTCAGCAGTTCGCGCTTTTCACGACGGCCCATGCTATCGATCTCCTCGATTATGTGCTCGATATCGGCATCCGCAAGCTGACCAGCACGAAGCAGTTGGGCTTGCTGTTGTGCCCACGCAAAGAAATCAGTGTCATAAAGACTCATTGCCCCGCTCCATAAAGGTTCTTGGCAGCCAGAGTAACTCGGAACCTGCTCAAAACATCCCTTTGCTCTTCCCCCGCACCCGCTCATACAGTTCCTCCATCAGCTCGATAAAGGAATTGTCCCGCTCCGAAAAGCGAGGGAAGTCCCCAGCCTTTCTCACCAGGATGCCCGACACCACCGGCGGGGTGGCCGGCTCGATTTCCCTTGGCAGCCGTTTTCCACCGTTACAGAAATCCCGATAGTCAGGCATCGCAACGGCCGGCTTAGGTCGAGTAAAGAAGGACTCCACCAACTCCGGTGCCTCGGTTCGCGCGTCCGCCATGGACACCAGTGCCTGCCCCAGAGGTCTGGCGCTCAGCGCACTGTGCAAGCGCTCGCGCGCAAGCCCCCGCAATTCCAACAGCAGGAAGGGATCACTATCCAGGGTGACCATCTTATGCACGAAGACCGATTAGAACCGGTGCAGGCAGGCGGCAGGGTCCTCCCTCACAGCCAGAAGGCGCGGCTCTGCACAAAGGAATTAACAGGCTCGGGCAACCAAAAAGAGTGGAGTACCCGCATTCACCCTATTTTTAAGTGGTCAATGTCCGCCGCCCTTGAGCGCGCCGACGATGCCCTCGATGGTGTCTTTGGCGTCGCCAAAGATCAGCGAGGTGTTGTCCTGATAGAAGAGCAGATTATCGACGCCCGAGTAGCCGGGGCGCATGGAGCGCTTGAGGAAGTAGACCTGGCGCGCCTTGCCGGCTTCGAGAATTGGCATGCCGTAGATGGGGCTGGAGCTGTCTTGCTTGGCCGCCGGATTGACCACGTCGTTGGCGCCGACCACCAAGGCGACATCGGCGCTCTGGAACTCAGGATTGATCTCGTCCATCTCCAAGACCAGGTCGTAGGGGATATCGGCCTCGGCGAGCAGGACGTTCATGTGGCCTGGCATGCGCCCGGCGACCGGATGGATGGCGAATTTCACCTCCACGCCCCGCGCTTGCAGCAGTTCCATCATGTCCTTCAGCGAATGTTGCGCCTGGGCCACCGCCATGCCATAGCCGGGCACGATGATGACCTTGCCGGCATCTTCCATCCAGTAGACAGCGTCA includes the following:
- a CDS encoding DUF29 domain-containing protein — encoded protein: MSLYDTDFFAWAQQQAQLLRAGQLADADIEHIIEEIDSMGRREKRELLSRLAVLLMHLLKWQAQPMLRGNSWRATIQVQRREIKRHLADNPSLKAKLPEILADAYGDAKLLASRETGLEESSFAVALPWSFEQAMDDEFWTESHATDRLI